Proteins co-encoded in one bacterium genomic window:
- the argJ gene encoding bifunctional glutamate N-acetyltransferase/amino-acid acetyltransferase ArgJ, whose amino-acid sequence MTDFPLGFRAGATAAGLKPSGRDDLGLIVSDRPCVAAALFTRNKFPGENIKVCRDHLSRGAIRALVVHAGQANACTGSAGEKAARDTAQAAAEVAGCGETEVLVGSTGVIGTVPKVDRIRAGLAALGDAELTSEGILHVGRAMMTTDTVSKTATAKVRIGGKTIRILGIAKGSGMIHPNLGTMLVYVMTDAAVAKPALKKALSTAADETFNCLTVDGDTSTSDMVVVMANGAAGNASLKVSDPEFAKFQKKITAVCSELARSVAADGEGATKLVSVRARKATNVKDARKVAMAVASSNLLKCAIFGHDPNWGRIACAVGYSGGRFEPAKVVIKLGKAVVFRKGQPAPHDRPAIAEYLKTSDEILIDVELGAGTAEATAWTCDLTYDYVKINAEYTT is encoded by the coding sequence TTGACAGACTTTCCCCTTGGATTTCGTGCCGGTGCCACCGCCGCCGGTCTCAAGCCTTCCGGCCGCGACGACCTGGGTCTGATCGTTTCCGATCGCCCATGCGTCGCGGCCGCTCTTTTTACCCGCAACAAGTTCCCCGGCGAGAACATCAAGGTCTGTCGCGACCATCTCTCGCGTGGTGCCATCCGCGCGCTCGTCGTGCATGCTGGCCAGGCGAACGCCTGCACGGGATCGGCGGGGGAGAAGGCTGCTCGCGATACAGCCCAAGCCGCAGCCGAAGTCGCCGGTTGCGGCGAAACCGAAGTGCTCGTCGGCTCGACCGGTGTGATCGGCACGGTGCCGAAGGTCGATCGCATCCGCGCCGGTCTGGCGGCGCTGGGCGATGCCGAACTGACCTCCGAGGGCATCCTCCATGTCGGTCGCGCCATGATGACGACCGACACAGTATCGAAGACCGCAACCGCGAAGGTCCGAATCGGAGGAAAAACGATCCGCATCCTCGGCATCGCGAAGGGCTCCGGCATGATCCACCCGAACCTCGGGACGATGTTGGTGTACGTGATGACCGACGCCGCCGTCGCAAAGCCTGCGCTGAAGAAGGCGCTCTCCACGGCTGCCGACGAGACGTTCAATTGCCTGACGGTCGATGGGGATACTTCCACCAGCGACATGGTCGTCGTGATGGCGAATGGGGCGGCGGGGAATGCCTCGCTGAAGGTCTCTGACCCCGAATTCGCGAAGTTCCAGAAGAAGATCACAGCCGTTTGCAGTGAGCTCGCCCGAAGCGTCGCCGCCGACGGCGAAGGCGCAACCAAGCTGGTTTCAGTTCGCGCTCGTAAGGCCACCAATGTCAAAGATGCGCGAAAAGTCGCGATGGCCGTGGCATCGTCCAATTTGCTGAAGTGCGCTATCTTCGGACACGACCCGAACTGGGGGAGAATCGCCTGTGCCGTAGGCTACAGCGGCGGACGCTTCGAGCCGGCCAAGGTCGTCATCAAGCTCGGCAAGGCTGTTGTCTTCCGCAAGGGCCAGCCCGCTCCGCATGATCGACCGGCGATTGCGGAGTATCTGAAGACCTCAGACGAGATCCTGATCGACGTAGAACTCGGTGCAGGCACCGCCGAGGCCACCGCCTGGACCTGTGACCTGACATACGATTACGTGAAGATCAACGCTGAGTACACGACGTAG
- a CDS encoding CoA-acylating methylmalonate-semialdehyde dehydrogenase has protein sequence MTPTAASGLEPLKIYINGEWVDSEAQEFENVTDSATGEVIARTPLGGRGDVDRAVAAAKAAFPAWRDTPVQKRCDVMFNLRQLLVEKQEEIAAGLSREHGKTYPDAMGEVRRGIDQVEWACGMLDHMKGEAIMDVSASIDCKSVRFPLGVVAGITPFNFPIMVPMWMFPIAITAGNTFVLKPSEKDPLTMILVTELIEKAGMPKGVFNLVTGAKDCVNGILEHPDIKAVSFVGSTPVARHVYSHGSTHGKRVQALAGAKNHGVIMPDCDLDKTVHALTAAAYGSAGERCMAISAVVAVGDVADPLVEALAKEAENLRVGPGCKKESEMGPLITAEHRNRVASYLDKGVEEGAKLVVDGRKRQPVGEGTENGHFLCPSLFDHVKPNMSIYKEEIFGPVLVVLRVKDLDEALELVNNHEFGNGTAIFTNSGGAARRYMNECTVGMVGINVPIPVPMANFSFSGWKNSFFGDLHGHGQDGLRFWTENKVVTERWFSTDPNETGIRKWSV, from the coding sequence ATGACCCCAACCGCAGCGTCCGGCCTCGAGCCGCTGAAGATTTACATCAATGGGGAGTGGGTGGACTCGGAAGCCCAGGAATTTGAAAATGTGACCGATTCGGCGACGGGCGAAGTCATCGCGCGCACGCCCCTCGGTGGACGTGGCGATGTGGATCGCGCCGTGGCTGCCGCAAAGGCCGCATTCCCCGCATGGCGCGACACGCCGGTGCAGAAGCGCTGCGACGTCATGTTCAATCTCCGCCAGCTGCTGGTGGAGAAGCAGGAAGAAATCGCCGCCGGTCTTAGCCGCGAGCACGGCAAGACTTATCCCGACGCCATGGGCGAAGTTCGCCGCGGCATCGACCAGGTCGAGTGGGCCTGCGGGATGCTCGATCACATGAAGGGCGAAGCGATCATGGACGTGTCGGCGTCGATCGACTGCAAGTCCGTTCGCTTCCCGCTCGGCGTCGTCGCGGGCATTACGCCGTTCAACTTCCCGATCATGGTGCCGATGTGGATGTTCCCGATCGCCATCACGGCCGGTAACACGTTCGTCTTGAAGCCCTCCGAGAAGGATCCGCTGACGATGATCCTGGTCACGGAGTTGATCGAGAAGGCCGGCATGCCGAAGGGCGTTTTCAACCTGGTCACCGGCGCAAAGGACTGTGTGAATGGCATTCTGGAGCACCCGGATATCAAGGCTGTGAGTTTCGTTGGCTCGACCCCAGTCGCGCGGCACGTCTATTCGCACGGTTCCACCCACGGCAAGCGCGTCCAGGCCCTGGCCGGCGCGAAGAACCACGGCGTCATCATGCCGGACTGCGATCTGGACAAGACGGTGCACGCCTTGACGGCGGCAGCATACGGCAGCGCCGGCGAACGTTGCATGGCGATTAGCGCAGTCGTCGCAGTCGGCGACGTGGCGGATCCGCTTGTTGAGGCGCTGGCGAAAGAAGCCGAAAACCTGCGCGTCGGCCCGGGCTGCAAAAAGGAATCCGAGATGGGTCCGCTCATCACGGCCGAGCATCGCAATCGCGTGGCCTCTTACCTCGACAAGGGCGTTGAAGAAGGCGCGAAGCTCGTCGTCGACGGCCGCAAGCGTCAGCCCGTCGGCGAGGGAACGGAGAACGGTCACTTCTTGTGCCCGTCGCTGTTCGATCACGTGAAGCCGAATATGTCGATCTACAAAGAAGAGATATTCGGCCCCGTGCTCGTTGTCCTTCGTGTGAAGGACCTCGACGAAGCGTTGGAATTGGTGAACAACCACGAGTTCGGCAACGGCACGGCCATCTTCACAAATTCGGGTGGCGCCGCACGGCGCTATATGAATGAGTGCACCGTCGGCATGGTTGGAATCAACGTTCCGATTCCAGTGCCCATGGCGAACTTCAGCTTCAGTGGTTGGAAGAACAGCTTCTTCGGCGACCTTCACGGACACGGCCAGGACGGCTTGCGGTTCTGGACGGAAAACAAGGTTGTGACGGAGCGTTGGTTCTCCACCGATCCCAACGAAACCGGCATTCGGAAGTGGTCCGTCTGA